Proteins from one Buchnera aphidicola (Diuraphis noxia) genomic window:
- the rfaE1 gene encoding D-glycero-beta-D-manno-heptose-7-phosphate kinase, whose protein sequence is MKKKTITFKNSNILVIGDLILDCYWYSKNHQMLSEQLTPILLIDKIKKQPGGAANVAKNIADIGCQSKIIGFVGMDYEGFILKKLLHHIRIDCDLISIKKNKTITKIRILSDKKQLMRLDFQKKYISKKIDSLYQRILCSLSYFKILVLSDYSKGTLTDVKKIIHLARKMSIPVLIDPKGIDFKKYSGANLLTPNLSEFEKIVGKCNKEKDIFKKGAKLLYDLKLSALLVTRSKNGMTLFQIKKKPIHFPVTSTKVSDVTGAGDTVISIIAASLAKGYSLEEACFYANVAAGVVVQKIGTATITIHELNSALNL, encoded by the coding sequence ATGAAAAAAAAAACAATTACTTTTAAAAACTCAAATATTCTTGTTATTGGTGATCTAATATTAGACTGTTATTGGTATAGTAAAAATCACCAAATGTTATCAGAACAACTTACACCAATTTTATTAATTGATAAAATAAAAAAACAACCTGGAGGTGCTGCAAATGTAGCTAAAAATATTGCAGATATTGGTTGTCAATCTAAAATTATTGGGTTTGTTGGAATGGATTATGAAGGATTTATTTTAAAAAAACTTTTACACCATATCAGAATCGATTGCGATTTAATTTCTATAAAAAAAAACAAAACAATTACTAAGATTCGTATCTTATCAGATAAAAAACAATTAATGCGATTAGATTTTCAAAAAAAATATATTTCTAAAAAAATTGATTCTTTATATCAAAGAATCCTTTGTTCATTGTCATATTTTAAAATTTTAGTGCTATCGGATTATTCCAAAGGCACTTTAACTGACGTTAAAAAAATTATTCATTTAGCTAGAAAAATGTCAATTCCTGTACTAATAGACCCTAAAGGAATAGATTTTAAAAAGTACTCTGGTGCAAATTTACTTACACCTAATCTTTCTGAATTTGAAAAAATAGTTGGAAAATGCAATAAAGAAAAAGACATATTCAAGAAAGGTGCAAAATTATTGTATGATCTAAAATTATCAGCACTTTTAGTTACTCGTTCTAAAAATGGTATGACTTTATTCCAAATTAAAAAAAAACCCATACATTTTCCTGTTACGTCGACAAAAGTATCTGATGTTACTGGTGCGGGAGATACAGTCATATCTATTATTGCAGCTTCTTTAGCCAAAGGTTACTCTTTAGAAGAAGCATGTTTTTATGCAAATGTTGCCGCAGGTGTAGTCGTACAAAAAATAGGAACTGCAACAATTACTATCCATGAACTAAATTCAGCTTTAAATCTTTAA
- a CDS encoding tRNA CCA-pyrophosphorylase — protein sequence MKIYLVGGAVRDSLLNLPIKDRDWVVVGGSEKILLENNFQQVGKDFPVFLHPITHEEYALARKEKKSGTGYTGFNTDYNSNVTLEEDLIRRDLTINAIAQDIEGNYIDPFGGKKDIENRLLRHVSPSFSEDPLRILRTARFSASLIHLGFKIAKETMILMSIMVKKKELLYLTKNRIWNETEKAFKTSNPHIYFKILYKCKALHFFFPEIRFLYDTKNFFNYYIFNMLYDIKIILKGLAKISFLCNDIDVRFAYLCQFLSMNVIYMHSFNEFYDKSSADLVSNLCTRFNIPSYIRDISVLNTGFCFFLNTISHQSSKKIITFFYKIDAWRKPDRVKKLAFLSKFNFLNVLKVNYNDSNSSLFLNECFFIVNNVSTKLILNKGFKGKKIKSELIRLRIKKLDEWRSNKIQKFCEK from the coding sequence ATGAAAATATATTTAGTAGGAGGCGCTGTTCGCGATTCGTTATTAAATTTACCTATTAAAGATAGAGATTGGGTTGTAGTTGGTGGTTCGGAAAAAATATTATTAGAAAATAATTTTCAACAAGTTGGAAAAGATTTTCCAGTATTTTTACATCCAATAACACATGAAGAATATGCTTTAGCAAGAAAAGAAAAAAAATCTGGTACAGGATATACTGGCTTTAATACTGATTATAATTCTAATGTCACTTTAGAGGAAGATTTGATAAGACGTGATTTAACAATTAACGCTATTGCTCAAGATATAGAAGGTAATTATATTGATCCTTTTGGCGGGAAAAAAGATATCGAAAACCGTTTACTAAGACATGTATCACCATCTTTTTCAGAAGATCCATTACGTATTTTACGAACAGCCAGATTTTCTGCTAGTTTAATTCATTTAGGATTTAAAATTGCAAAAGAAACTATGATTTTAATGTCTATTATGGTAAAAAAAAAAGAATTATTATATTTAACCAAAAACAGAATATGGAATGAAACTGAAAAAGCTTTTAAAACTTCTAATCCTCATATATATTTTAAAATATTATATAAATGTAAAGCTTTGCATTTTTTTTTTCCAGAAATTCGTTTTTTATATGATACAAAAAATTTTTTTAATTATTATATTTTTAATATGTTATATGATATAAAAATTATTTTAAAAGGATTAGCTAAAATCTCTTTTCTTTGTAATGATATAGATGTACGATTTGCTTATTTATGTCAATTTTTATCCATGAATGTAATTTACATGCATTCATTTAATGAATTTTATGATAAAAGTTCGGCTGATTTAGTTAGTAATTTATGCACACGTTTTAATATTCCATCTTATATTCGAGATATATCAGTGTTAAATACTGGTTTTTGTTTTTTTTTAAATACTATTAGTCATCAATCATCTAAAAAAATTATAACATTTTTTTATAAAATTGATGCTTGGAGAAAACCAGATCGTGTTAAAAAATTAGCTTTTTTAAGTAAATTTAATTTTTTAAATGTATTAAAAGTTAATTATAATGATAGTAATTCTAGTCTTTTTCTAAATGAATGTTTTTTTATTGTAAATAATGTATCTACTAAATTAATTTTAAATAAAGGTTTTAAAGGAAAAAAAATTAAAAGTGAATTAATACGTTTACGAATAAAAAAACTAGATGAATGGCGATCAAACAAAATACAAAAATTTTGCGAAAAATAA
- a CDS encoding undecaprenyl-diphosphate phosphatase, translating into MMDLCQMIPVIIIGTIEGITEFLPISSTGHIIIISHWLKIDSDNTQLLSMFIQFGSALAIACFFYKNVLNILDFNNCLLNKKTKILHVFVAILPTILSGLIFYKKIKILLNINDIMYALVLGSFFLIFSELLKPKKNKISNMNNISLCQAIIIGLFQVFCLYPGISRSGVTIATGILLGIKKTVAIEFSFIISIPLLMGSALFEIIQNIDKFKETHLLILFSGFIISFIISTLFIKKLLKIINETSMIFFGIYRLILAILIYFVH; encoded by the coding sequence ATGATGGATTTATGTCAAATGATTCCTGTTATTATTATTGGGACAATAGAAGGAATAACAGAATTTTTGCCAATTTCTTCTACAGGACATATTATTATAATTTCTCATTGGTTAAAAATAGACAGTGACAACACTCAATTACTATCAATGTTTATACAATTTGGATCTGCGTTAGCTATAGCATGTTTTTTTTATAAAAACGTTTTAAATATACTAGATTTTAACAATTGTCTTTTAAATAAAAAAACAAAAATTTTACATGTATTTGTTGCGATCTTACCAACAATCCTTTCAGGATTAATTTTTTACAAAAAAATTAAGATTTTATTGAATATAAATGACATTATGTATGCATTAGTATTAGGTAGTTTCTTTTTGATTTTTTCTGAGTTATTAAAACCAAAAAAAAATAAAATATCAAATATGAACAATATCAGCTTATGTCAAGCGATTATTATTGGATTATTTCAAGTATTCTGTCTATATCCAGGTATTTCAAGATCAGGAGTTACAATAGCAACTGGAATATTGTTAGGCATTAAAAAAACAGTTGCAATAGAATTTTCTTTTATTATATCTATTCCATTATTAATGGGTTCTGCTTTATTTGAAATCATTCAAAATATTGATAAATTCAAAGAAACTCATCTTTTAATATTATTTTCTGGTTTTATAATTTCGTTTATTATTTCTACTCTTTTTATAAAAAAACTATTAAAAATAATTAACGAAACATCAATGATATTTTTTGGAATATATCGTTTAATATTAGCCATATTAATTTATTTTGTTCATTAA
- the crr gene encoding PTS glucose transporter subunit IIA produces the protein MSFLSDLFQSKKPNFSKKIDIFSPLTGNIVKIEDVPDLVFAQKIVGDGIAIQPSENKILSPVNGTIGNIVESMHAFSIISEDNVELFVHFGIDTIKLKGQGFKTMVKKNQKVKIGDEIIIVDLDFLMKKSKSIITPIVISNIENFKKIKKYSGNTIAGKTVIMSLYN, from the coding sequence ATGAGTTTCTTGTCTGATCTTTTCCAGAGTAAAAAACCTAATTTTTCTAAAAAAATAGACATTTTTTCACCGTTAACTGGTAATATAGTAAAAATTGAAGATGTACCAGATCTTGTGTTTGCACAAAAAATAGTAGGAGATGGAATAGCAATACAACCATCAGAAAATAAAATTCTTTCTCCTGTTAATGGAACTATTGGAAATATAGTAGAAAGTATGCATGCTTTTTCAATTATATCAGAAGATAATGTTGAATTATTTGTACATTTTGGTATTGATACTATTAAATTAAAAGGACAAGGTTTTAAGACAATGGTAAAAAAAAATCAAAAAGTAAAAATAGGAGATGAAATTATCATTGTTGATTTAGATTTTTTAATGAAAAAATCTAAATCTATTATAACGCCTATTGTAATATCTAATATAGAAAACTTTAAAAAAATAAAAAAATATTCAGGCAATACTATTGCTGGAAAAACAGTTATTATGTCCTTATACAACTGA
- the ptsI gene encoding phosphoenolpyruvate-protein phosphotransferase PtsI produces the protein MISGILASPGIAFGLALLLREAEIVIDRKIIDIKNTQKEINKFFHGRNKSIQQLLEIKTTAKKKLGEQKESIFEGHIMLLKDEELEKEIIDLIKEKNISASAAVEQVIEGQAKVLEELKDEYLKNRAIDVRDIGNRLLKNILNLSIIDLNNIKKKVILIAKDLTPSETAQINLKYILGFITDLGGETSHTSIMARSLEIPAIVGTNKITKLVKNNDFIILDAVNNQIFINPSQELINQKRKENEQLILRTNKLTNLKNLSATTIDGHNVKIGANIGNVQDIYSAKKNGAECIGLYRTEFLFMDRNSLPSEEEQFQAYKKITESMGEKAVIIRTMDIGGDKNLPYMNLPKEDNPFLGWRAIRISMDRKEILHSQLNAILRASAFGKIYILFPMIISVEEIRILKLEIKILKKKLYNNQIMFDENIRIGIMIETPASAIIAEHLIKEVDFFSIGTNDLTQYTLAVDRGNDLISHLYDPMNPSILKLIKHVIDVSHSHGKWTGMCGELAGDERATILLLGMGLDEFSMSSISIPKIKEIIRKTSFSHAQKLTKKILKLATTKEILNLLKKFV, from the coding sequence ATGATTTCAGGTATTTTAGCATCACCCGGTATAGCTTTTGGACTAGCTCTTTTATTAAGAGAAGCAGAAATCGTTATTGATCGGAAAATCATCGATATTAAAAATACACAAAAAGAAATAAATAAATTTTTTCACGGTAGGAACAAATCAATACAACAATTACTAGAAATAAAAACTACAGCTAAAAAAAAATTAGGAGAACAAAAAGAAAGTATTTTTGAAGGTCATATTATGCTTCTTAAAGATGAAGAATTAGAAAAAGAAATCATTGATTTAATAAAAGAAAAAAATATATCTGCTTCAGCAGCTGTAGAACAAGTGATTGAAGGACAAGCAAAGGTTTTAGAAGAATTAAAAGACGAATATTTAAAAAACCGAGCTATTGATGTAAGAGATATTGGTAATCGCTTACTAAAAAATATTCTTAATTTAAGCATTATTGATTTAAACAATATAAAAAAGAAAGTAATTTTAATTGCAAAAGATTTAACTCCTTCAGAAACAGCTCAAATTAATTTAAAATATATTTTAGGTTTTATTACTGATTTAGGTGGAGAAACATCACATACTTCTATTATGGCAAGATCATTAGAAATACCTGCTATTGTAGGAACTAATAAAATTACGAAATTAGTGAAAAATAATGATTTTATTATTCTAGATGCTGTTAATAATCAAATTTTTATCAATCCATCTCAAGAATTGATTAATCAAAAGAGAAAAGAAAATGAACAACTTATTTTAAGAACAAATAAGTTGACAAATTTAAAAAATTTATCTGCAACAACGATAGACGGACATAATGTAAAAATTGGTGCTAATATTGGTAATGTTCAAGATATTTATTCTGCAAAAAAAAATGGCGCTGAATGTATTGGACTTTATAGAACAGAATTTTTATTTATGGATAGAAATTCTTTACCTAGTGAAGAAGAACAATTTCAAGCATATAAAAAAATAACAGAATCAATGGGGGAAAAAGCTGTTATAATTAGAACAATGGATATTGGTGGTGATAAAAACCTTCCTTATATGAATTTACCGAAAGAAGATAATCCCTTTCTTGGATGGCGTGCTATACGTATTTCAATGGATAGAAAGGAAATACTACACTCACAATTAAATGCAATTCTAAGAGCATCTGCTTTTGGAAAAATATACATTCTATTTCCTATGATCATTTCAGTAGAAGAAATTAGAATATTAAAACTAGAAATCAAAATACTTAAGAAAAAATTATACAATAATCAAATAATGTTTGATGAAAATATCCGTATTGGAATTATGATAGAAACACCTGCATCAGCTATTATCGCTGAGCACTTAATCAAAGAAGTAGACTTTTTTAGTATTGGAACTAATGACTTAACACAATATACTTTAGCCGTTGATCGAGGGAACGATTTAATTTCACATCTTTATGATCCTATGAATCCATCTATTTTAAAATTAATTAAACATGTTATTGATGTTTCACATTCGCACGGGAAATGGACTGGAATGTGTGGAGAACTTGCAGGAGACGAGCGTGCTACTATATTACTATTAGGAATGGGATTAGATGAATTTAGTATGAGTTCCATAAGTATTCCTAAGATAAAAGAAATAATTCGTAAAACGTCTTTTTCTCATGCTCAAAAACTCACGAAAAAGATATTAAAATTAGCTACTACTAAAGAAATACTTAATTTATTAAAAAAATTCGTTTAA
- a CDS encoding HPr family phosphocarrier protein, with the protein MFQNEITINAPHGLHTRPAAQFVKEAKKFISNIFIVHNGKSVNAKSLFKIQTLGLVKGSLITLSAEGEDEKQAIEHLSTIMTELE; encoded by the coding sequence ATGTTTCAAAATGAAATTACAATAAATGCTCCACATGGATTACATACTCGTCCTGCTGCTCAATTTGTAAAAGAAGCAAAAAAGTTTATTTCAAATATTTTTATTGTTCACAATGGTAAATCAGTCAATGCGAAAAGTTTATTTAAAATTCAAACATTAGGTTTAGTGAAAGGAAGTTTAATTACATTGTCTGCAGAGGGTGAAGATGAAAAACAAGCTATTGAACACTTATCTACAATAATGACAGAACTGGAATAA
- the cysK gene encoding cysteine synthase A, whose amino-acid sequence MNKIYEDNSLTIGNTPLVRLKNIGNGNILGKIESRNPSFSVKCRIGANMIWNAEKNSSLNKNIELIEATSGNTGIALAYVAAARNYRLTLTMPNTMSIERRKILKALGAKLILTNGKYGMKGSISKANEIVSKNPKKYLLLKQFENPANPEIHEKTTGPEIWNDTNGNIDIFISGVGTGGTITGVTKFIKNTQLKKNLISIAVEPSESPVITQFLSGEELKPGLHKIQGIGAGFIPKNLDLTLIDQIITVSSEESIIMAQKLMKEEGILAGISSGAALCAALKVQKQKTFLNKNIVVMLPSSGERYLSTELFSTLI is encoded by the coding sequence ATGAATAAAATATATGAAGATAATTCTTTAACTATAGGTAACACACCGCTAGTACGTTTAAAAAATATAGGAAATGGAAATATTTTAGGAAAAATTGAATCTAGAAATCCTAGTTTTAGTGTTAAATGTAGAATTGGTGCTAATATGATATGGAATGCAGAAAAAAATAGTAGTTTAAATAAAAATATAGAGCTTATAGAAGCTACTAGTGGCAACACAGGAATTGCATTAGCCTATGTTGCCGCCGCTAGAAATTATAGATTAACTCTTACTATGCCAAATACAATGTCAATCGAAAGAAGAAAAATCTTAAAAGCTTTAGGTGCAAAACTAATTTTAACAAATGGTAAATATGGCATGAAAGGATCTATATCTAAAGCTAATGAAATTGTATCAAAAAATCCCAAAAAATATCTTTTACTGAAACAATTTGAAAATCCAGCTAATCCTGAAATTCACGAAAAAACTACCGGTCCAGAAATATGGAATGATACTAATGGTAATATAGATATTTTTATTTCTGGTGTAGGTACTGGAGGTACCATTACAGGAGTAACAAAATTTATAAAAAACACCCAATTAAAAAAAAACTTAATTAGTATTGCTGTTGAACCATCTGAATCACCGGTAATTACACAATTTTTATCAGGAGAAGAATTAAAACCAGGATTACATAAAATTCAAGGAATTGGAGCAGGATTTATCCCAAAAAATTTAGACTTAACATTAATTGATCAAATTATAACAGTTTCCAGTGAAGAATCAATAATCATGGCTCAAAAATTAATGAAAGAAGAAGGTATATTAGCAGGTATTTCTTCAGGAGCAGCTTTATGCGCAGCTTTAAAAGTTCAAAAACAAAAAACATTTTTAAATAAAAACATCGTGGTTATGTTACCTTCTTCAGGAGAACGTTATTTAAGTACTGAATTATTTTCTACATTGATCTAA
- the ligA gene encoding NAD-dependent DNA ligase LigA — translation MKTIKNKIEHLRKDLLKYQYYYHTLNESIISDAEYDYLLNQLYILERKNKNFITDDSPTQKIGSNLTDKFKKILHFFPMLSLENTFDFNGYLEFEKRIKKNIDTKKKINFCCELKIDGIAISLIYEKGIFIRAATRGDGYKGENITSNAKMIKSIPLKLKGSNIPERLEVRGEVFMLKSDFLRLNEKSRINKIKMFSNPRNAAAGSLRHLDSNITDKRKLIFSCYGCYFFKDFKTIKNISTHYKRLMQCLKWGFPINQEIIRCSNHQEVFNFYNKFKKKRNLLDFDIDGIVVKVDSIDLQKKLGCNSKFPKWAIALKFFSSQQTTKLQDVKFQVGRTGVITPVAYFNPVYISGVKIKKASLYNKNEIEKLNLHIGDSIVICRSGDVIPKILNVVNSTRFNNSKKVVFPVLCPFCDTKLLENKEEKIIRCHAGLTCDAQKKRSFYHFFSKKSFNVIGLGPNIINELIEKRLVQNPVDFFSLTDLDLITLKNVGRKKSVNIINSLKRCRTITFKRFIYALGIPNVGEVFAEKIANHFINLNKLVCASITELNNISGIGKVIANNIFNYFSVSVNYDMVYKLENKIKIIWNDPNTVIKNQKKTYFFNKKIVLTGVFDSFSRHQLKIILSNLGAKILNSVSKNTDILIYGKNFGSKFFKAKNLNIEMINEKQLNLLI, via the coding sequence ATGAAAACTATTAAAAACAAAATTGAACATTTACGAAAAGATCTTTTAAAATACCAATATTATTATCATACTTTAAATGAGTCTATTATTTCTGATGCTGAATATGATTATTTACTTAATCAATTGTACATTTTGGAACGAAAAAACAAAAACTTTATTACTGATGATTCACCTACGCAAAAAATCGGTTCAAATTTAACGGATAAATTTAAAAAAATTCTGCATTTTTTCCCTATGTTATCTTTAGAAAACACATTTGATTTTAATGGATATTTAGAATTTGAAAAAAGAATTAAAAAAAATATTGATACAAAGAAAAAAATAAATTTTTGTTGTGAACTTAAAATTGATGGTATAGCTATTAGTCTTATTTATGAAAAAGGAATTTTCATAAGAGCAGCTACTCGAGGTGATGGTTACAAAGGAGAAAATATCACTTCCAATGCGAAAATGATAAAGTCAATTCCTTTGAAATTAAAAGGTTCTAATATACCTGAAAGATTAGAGGTACGAGGAGAAGTATTTATGTTAAAATCTGATTTTTTAAGATTAAATGAAAAATCTAGAATAAATAAAATCAAGATGTTCTCTAATCCTAGAAATGCAGCTGCTGGTTCATTACGTCATCTTGATTCAAACATAACAGACAAAAGAAAATTAATATTTTCTTGTTATGGATGTTATTTCTTTAAAGATTTTAAAACAATAAAAAATATTTCTACTCATTACAAAAGATTGATGCAATGTTTAAAATGGGGGTTTCCAATTAATCAAGAAATTATTCGTTGCTCAAATCATCAAGAAGTATTTAATTTTTATAATAAATTTAAAAAAAAACGCAATCTTCTTGATTTTGATATAGATGGTATTGTTGTTAAAGTTGATTCAATAGATTTACAAAAAAAATTAGGATGTAATTCAAAATTTCCAAAATGGGCTATAGCATTAAAATTTTTTTCTTCACAACAAACAACTAAGTTACAAGACGTCAAATTTCAAGTTGGTAGAACAGGTGTAATTACGCCTGTAGCTTATTTTAATCCGGTTTATATATCTGGTGTAAAAATAAAAAAAGCCTCGTTATATAATAAAAACGAAATAGAAAAATTAAATTTACATATTGGTGATTCTATTGTTATTTGTCGTTCTGGTGATGTTATACCCAAAATATTAAACGTTGTGAATTCTACTCGTTTTAATAATTCTAAAAAAGTGGTTTTTCCTGTTTTGTGTCCATTTTGTGATACTAAATTATTAGAAAATAAAGAAGAAAAAATAATTCGTTGTCACGCCGGATTAACATGCGATGCTCAGAAAAAAAGATCTTTTTATCATTTTTTCTCGAAAAAATCTTTTAATGTAATAGGATTAGGCCCTAATATTATCAATGAGTTAATAGAAAAAAGATTGGTTCAAAATCCAGTAGATTTTTTTTCTCTTACAGATCTTGATTTAATTACGTTAAAAAATGTAGGGCGTAAAAAAAGCGTTAATATTATAAATTCTCTAAAAAGATGTAGAACAATTACTTTCAAACGTTTTATTTATGCTTTAGGAATCCCTAATGTAGGTGAGGTTTTTGCAGAAAAGATTGCTAATCATTTTATAAATTTAAATAAATTGGTTTGTGCTAGTATCACAGAATTAAATAATATTTCTGGTATAGGAAAAGTTATTGCAAATAATATATTTAATTATTTTTCGGTAAGTGTCAATTATGATATGGTTTATAAACTTGAAAACAAGATAAAAATTATCTGGAATGATCCAAATACTGTGATCAAAAACCAGAAAAAGACATATTTTTTTAATAAAAAAATAGTTTTAACGGGTGTATTTGATTCTTTTTCAAGACATCAACTAAAAATTATCCTATCAAATTTAGGGGCTAAGATTTTAAATAGTGTATCGAAAAATACAGATATATTAATTTATGGAAAAAATTTTGGTTCTAAATTTTTTAAAGCAAAAAATTTAAATATAGAGATGATCAATGAAAAACAACTTAATCTGTTAATTTAA